The Lepeophtheirus salmonis chromosome 3, UVic_Lsal_1.4, whole genome shotgun sequence genomic interval aagattgtttgtaTGTTGATGTACcacagatatatttaaataaataattttcattaacctaaaataaatatatatgtatattgtatatatatatattttaaattttcaatagagTATGATcgtaatataatcataatttttaaagcaatattcataaacatttgtatgatatataaattattataaaatgtagattGAGTAACAATTAtgattatgaattttaattgaaaacaattccattgtaataaaaaaggttGTAGTAAATAGAGTATTTGAATCGTAATTTCACACATAGAAAACGATCTGACTAtgaatcatattatatatgtatggcTTAGGgaatgcaaataaaaatgatgatatgAGTTTGATGATAAATGTCTTACACCAACACATGCATCCAGGTGAATTTCGCTTTGCTTTCAatgcatgtatgtatgtatgatttTGATGTGTTCCTTGGAAGAAGAGACACTTGATCATTGAATGAATCTGAAACGTTGTTGAACATATTATGTGCAAGGTGAGTAAGGAATGGAAATGatgaataactaattaaataattccaggaatccattaaaaagaaattgtaacaCTCCTTTCGTTATTGTTATTTTCGATAGTCTTGGACTCTTTCTCAATGATTTCATTAGGCATGCTCTTCTCTTCCTTGTTCAACCCACCCTTTTCATTATCAAATCTCTTGTATTTCTGTTGCAATGTATATGATACACGAGCCGCGATCCCTCCTGGATGTCCTAATCCATAGAGATACACAAAGCCAAGACCTAGTGTCAAGAGTAACAGAACACACACGACAGATATGATGACTGACATAGTGATAGCTCCAGTTGTAAGAGGAGATGCTTTAGGTATCTCAGTAAGTGAGACGTTCTTTGGAGCATTTTCATTGGGAACGGAGGTTCTCCATTCAATATGCTGAGGATCGATAATGCATTTATCTACACTACTTATGTTATTAGCAGCGCATTCGTTCAAGTCCCAATGCTCTCTTAAACGATCCGCTCCATCGGAGCAACGGGATACTTTATCACACCAAACACAATTAAAAGGTGAATTCTCTTTAAATTTGCTACATTCctggaatttaaaaatatgattatcatTTCTAGAAAAGGAGGCACTTTTTATCTTCGAAAATATCTTTACCTCACAGGACTTTTGTTGGATGCAAGTGGGTTTTGCAGTGAATACGACAACCGTTTTAGAGTGAATGTCTGTGTTATCAACATTAACTGTATGATAAACATGGAGCTCGTTGTTCCCCACAAGGAAAGCATCGGATATTCCTGCCACAGGCTCATCATCATAGAGAGCATCAGCAGTTAAAAGATCAGGTATTTTTGAGTAGACAAAAACTATGTCTCCATTGTCGAAGAGCGTCACTTGGAATGTGAATTTTCCTCCTAAAGGATGTTTATAAGGCTCTGCGACAGTCACGTCTCTCCATTCAATCGTCAAAGAGCGTCTGAAATGAAGGGTTAAATAGGGGATTAGAAATACAATATTGGTCCATATACATTTAGATGGTTATTCACGAGTCATTTTTGTGGGGTCAAAGGCGAGTTGCAAGTCTCTTCACTTTAAATCAGCAG includes:
- the LOC121114046 gene encoding plexin domain-containing protein 1; protein product: MAYLTVLSCVLCILTGWVQATGHRTIYEDHLFYDMNIFQDNTEGMYDHYKVDMENAYVHEFLSSHSQAAEAVMPDFEFPFYGHLMKTFYITTHGFLSFAPRLHNLMYKTQYVAPLRVKLDPSESDNATVNYFSTGRSLTIEWRDVTVAEPYKHPLGGKFTFQVTLFDNGDIVFVYSKIPDLLTADALYDDEPVAGISDAFLVGNNELHVYHTVNVDNTDIHSKTVVVFTAKPTCIQQKSCEECSKFKENSPFNCVWCDKVSRCSDGADRLREHWDLNECAANNISSVDKCIIDPQHIEWRTSVPNENAPKNVSLTEIPKASPLTTGAITMSVIISVVCVLLLLTLGLGFVYLYGLGHPGGIAARVSYTLQQKYKRFDNEKGGLNKEEKSMPNEIIEKESKTIENNNNERSVTISF